The Vitis vinifera cultivar Pinot Noir 40024 chromosome 18, ASM3070453v1 region caagatttggtttctattttataggaagtagttgttcatcatctagtagcttgattttctgctattctaatgtcatttaagttacaagttcatgtataaattcagcattcttcatcaataaaattagagCTCCGGCagaccaaaaatatatattcggTATAAGTATTTAATCTTATACCAACAAAGGTGATCAATTACAGAGGTGATAATGGATTGTGGCAATAACTGTGATGATAGAAAAATGGCAGTGGCACAGGTGACAGTGCACAGGATTGACATCAATGTGACTCTTTGATAGTTATAATGATAACAAAGACAACCACAATGATAAAGGAATGGTAAGTGGTAGGTGATTAGTAATTTACTAGTGGAAGTGATGAAATTAGTTGCTTCCAGCAATCATAGTGCCTTGTTCTCCTTCCCTTCTCATTCTTCCACCTGGCCTCTTCACCCTTGCTTCAAGTTTGGCCTATTTTAATCCAGCACAGAGACATCTAATCTATTAATATTGTTATCATGTAATAGAACAACTAAATTCTCTGGCTTTGGAACATCACAGAAAATGCACTATTTTGTTAGGTGAAAGGAGGAGTTCATTGATATCTCATAACAAGGTAAACCTAGGAACCGagacaaattaagaaaaaaaaatatacaccCTCATATCTTTAGGAAAGGTAGAGAaaggaggaagaaaaagaacacTATAATTCAAGCATTAGGAATATAAACGTCAGAAAACAAACTCATTTTCAAGGTATAAAAAACCATCATGAATTGTGATGAATTGTGATTCACATAATAGTATAGAAGGGTAATAATTAACTACTATTTCAAGACAATGTAAAAGGAGGTCCCATGGATAGAAAGAGCTAATTTTATGCAGGACTGAAGACACTCGCATCAACTAAATTACAGCCCCTATATGAACAAAGGAAGAACCTCAATCTCGAATGCCAAGTTCGACTTCAAgctcatcatcatcttcaaaaAGCTTTAGAAGACGGGCATGCTgctcttctctctttttcttttgccaTATCTTGAACAGGAAAACAGAAAATGCAGCACCTGCCACCAGGCCAAGGCATATAATGACTATCCTAATCCCGATCATGTTACCATGGGTATCATGTCTCTCAGCTTTCTTCACATCTTTGGAATTTGATGGGTCATCCGCCAAGCCTTCAAAGACACAGAAATTGTTAGATAGTTTGTTAGAGAAGAAATTACCCTCTGTTTCATTGTGGGGGaaactaaggaaaataaaagaaactgaAATTATGTTTGCTTGTGGGGAAaactaaggaaaagaaaagaaattaaaatccTAATCACATGCTTTACATTGTTCTGGTTTCTAAAATGTGAAACTCACCTCATCACACTGCACAGAGTGgaggtttttgttttctcagGGAGGCCTAAATAGTGAAAAATCCAaagattcaaaatcattttatcagcaaccaaacaaatatTGAAGGAGgggaaaaaactaaaaacaacaCTAGATTTTGTGCATTGAGCACAAAAAGAATGAATCAAATGTAAGTGAGACCCATAATTAAATTTGCCTCTATCCAGTGGGTTTTAGGAAGTAATCATGTTTAGGCGAGACCTCCACTGCTACCAAAAAAGCCAGTTTTAGAATCATTACAATGAAAGAAGAGATTCAAAGGATTTCCTACATGGGAAGATAAACTTAAGAAATGAGTCATTCAAGACAGCAGTGACAAGGAAATGTGGGGAAGTTGTTACACATGACTTGGCAATACGCAACAAATACCCATAACTGCAACAATAAAGCGTGTGTGATTCAATTGAAAGCAGTCAAAACAGATGCGTTAGAAGCGCTAAAACATATAGTCACTGATAGTCCAATGATATAACATGCCCTAAGTAGTTGTGTTTAAGGCTTTGGAGAGTCAAGTACACGTCTAATAAGTAACAAAAATGTGTCCCTGCATGTTAGAAGAGCTTCATGTTTTATAATGGCAATGCTTCTCTTTACGAGTGTCAATGCTACAGAGCTTACTGATTAATctagaagggaaaaaaaaaaccaaatcttTCACATATGTAATTATTCAtccaaagttatgaaaaataataataaagggtGCCCTTTTTACACATTTTCTTGGCATCCAACCAGACAAGATTTGAGAAGAAATCACTCTTTCTTGACATTAATGAATGATAGGCATTCAGAAagttacaaatttaaaaatgaaaatctatttCCATGATTATTATGCAAAAACCGAAACATATGttaaaattaaattccaaaCATGGAGGGTTTGATGTGAAATCATGAACtagccaaaaagaaaagaatacaACATCATAGGATCATAAGCCCAATAATGAACCCTAATCTCTATTTTCGTAATTATTTCatgacaaatttaaaaaatataaataaataaataagtggcgAGCGGCGGCGTTTTCCTTTTTCTGGGCATCCAAACAGCCAGGGTTTAATGGGAAGTCAAGGAAATGACCAAagagataataataaaacatcGTAGTATCATTAAATCGGCAATGAAGGggaaacaaacaaagaaaacaaaaaaacaaaaacaaataaaaaattttaatcttgCAAATTTGCAATAAGGTAGGGTTTTCCCACGCTCTCTAAGTATCCAAACAAGGTGGGTTTAAGGGGAAATCAAGGAATTGACCAAAGAGAAAATAGTACAGCACCATGTATCGTTAGATCAATGAGGaagtaaaacaaataaaacaaacaaacaaacaattttAACCATTGAAAACAGGAATACAGTCTCAGTGGATGGGGTTTTTTCCAACTTTCTAGGCGTCCAAACAAGGTGGGTTTAATGAGAAATCaagatttaatgaaaaataagacaACAACATATTACATTAGATCAGCcatgaaacaaaatttttaaaaaaataaaaataaataataataataaataaataaagcaaaaatagtTGAAGATAGAGAAGGAGAAAGACCTGAAATGAGTAGCAGAGAAATGGTGGGGAAGATGATATGAAAAAAGTGCAGACATCTCCATCTTGAACCTGAACCTGAAGCCCCTCTCATCATTTTCTCTCTTcctagaaaattttgaaacaaaaataaaaaataaaaatgaaaaatgaaaaataaaatttgaaaattttgcagTTAGATTTGTGGTGGGGTGTTTCAAGATTGGCAGCTGCCTCTGGTCCACAGCTGCCATTACTCCACCCTATTGCCATTAAAaacttaattaataaataaatatacaaatattaaaaaaaaagtcaaacatGGAAAGGTCAtacagacaaaaaaaaaaccttgatatcttcaaattttgatttataattatttttaattcaataataaattttgatttattttcatctttatcTCCTGGGAGAACAGCAGAGGTATCAATGGAAATGGAAGtaagaatagaaaatgaaagcaaaTGGCAGTTTTCAAAAAAGgtcaattataattaaaatttatttattattattttatatttcctttttttatttaaaatagtaaCAAACCGAGAGAAAAAATAGTGGCACACActttctagaatttttttttttaatatctatattttttaaaaattattatttttcaatataagccttatttgaatatattttctatttttttatttttaaaataaaaaaaaattataaaagaaaaacatctttttcaaaaaaatataaatttaattaatacccctaaaaatcattttaagaattttcaaattttgaatcaaaaaaaaaattcttgatattttgaatcaaaattttttttttgatatctcaattttttaagCGTTTTACGGGATCCAAACCCCCCTGCAACAATCAACTTCgagtaaattaaaaatttttaaaaaccctcTTATGAATGAATTTCTTTAATCAAACTTTTACAATACCAAAATTATTCCTCTAAAAAATTACTACTTTGTCTTCGTTTTAAAGCTGAAGCAACCTAGAAGGGGCTTAAACAACTTCCCACTATGAGATAAAAGGGTAGTAGCCCAACAAAAAGGCTCAAAGACCACACCAAGTGAAGAAACAGACAAAAGCTCTTCCCATTTCAGATTATCCTGTGGAGCCACTGCCTCACCCCATCTCAAGATCATCACCGAGTCCCTTCAACATTTTCTCGAGAATCTTAGGGTTAGTTAGATCCACTAGAGTCAATATTTCAATATCATTGAAGCTATGAATACTCGCAAGCAAAAGTCCAGtgaggaaaattttaaattaaaagcttGAACACATACATTTTTCTCATGACTCTCGAGACCAAAAAAGCATAACATCATACCAAGCTATGGAAGTAAACTAAGACTAGTAGTAATGAAACAAAAAGACAGATCAATCGGTTTTGAAACACAAAACTAGGAATagagaggaagagaaaaaatTGATGATCCTTTTTTAACCAGATCGCTTTAGTTGGGATGGTGTATTATCTCATCACTTGAAGCACTTGGCATCCAGTAGTGCCTCTCCCTCAAATGGCTCCTGGTCTTCAATCATCTGGTTGACACGCTCCTTCTGAGCTTCATCACTGAGGTCAACCTTCTTCCACTCGTATAGCTCCATGTCATAGCATTCATCAATTACAAATTGAGGAATTTCTTGCCCCCTGAAGAGCCACAGCCCCTTCACCTTGAATGGTGCCTCAGATCCCACTATCAGCATCTTCCCAAATGCATATTTACGAGCCAAATCCATACGTTGTAGGAAACCAGTCACCTTGTTCAAAGTCACAAATGAGACAGTATTCTCATCATTGTACTTGTAATCGCAGAACCAGAGAGAGTAGCCCTCAGGATCATACATGTCCCAAAATCCTGCCATAAAAAGAGAACGAGGATGAAGAAAACAGCATATGGAACATGCAAAACTGAATACCCTacatcaaaacattcaaattgTGAATGAACTTCAGGCTAGTACAATTGGATGACTGCATCCAGAATATGAGAGCTTCTTATGCCACAATGAAAGATGATCAAAACCAGAATGGTATAATTCAGTTGATGATAAAAGAAATACATATGTTTGTATTACATGACTGCACCCAGATGGGTACATTATGTGGACTCTTAAGTCTTGATGTTTCTGTGAGTACTagtatgatattatttttctatgaaAATGAAGTGCAATCACtacatcaaaacaaaaacaGCAACTGGCATGTGGTTATGACACTTTTAGTTGATAGCAGGGATCCTTATATGAGTAACAAATACAGGATTCAACTAATATTAATATCCTCACTAGTGGATTCTTGTTTGTGTTTTACCAATTTACAACTTAAAATTCATTAAGATCAAAGCCCCACAACACTAAATCCCAGAAAACCAACTGCtagatatcttaatattttatattttttaaattcttaaaaaatagttgaatttaaatatattgTGTTAGCTTCCTTCCTCTTATGTATCTGTGTGAATTGATTTTCAAGGATCTTTCCTATATAAAGAAAACCGAGAATGAGCACATGATATCACTCCCTCAGGTTCTGCATTGCTAGAATTTGAGATATTTCTCAATCAGTTTCTTTGTTACATGGGCATTTAAAATGAGTTACATTCCCATACAGCATTGGCTGTCATCTATAGAGACTTCATTTCAATTTAGGGTAAAGAAGGACCAGCCCATGTCCTGAGAGATGGAGGTCAGACATTAAACTCCAAGACACATCCTCTCATAGACACAAATCCATCTAGCACACATCACACCCCCATCAAAGAAGTCATTCGAAATTATTCTTATAAAAGACTAATTTATCCGAAAGCAAAGAGGATAACAAAAGCCAAGAAAAAAATAGCACCAGGAGGGGTATTCCATGCTAacatggaaagaaaaagaaataaaaagaacacaCACCTAAATGTTAATTAAGCTCCCTTAAATATGAAGTAAATgttgtgagttttttttttgattggcaaaCACACAAAGAAGCATAAATTAGCAAGGAGCCCCAAAAACAGGcccaaaagcatacagggagtatacaagaggcgCCCGAGGGCACAAAAAGAAGCAGAAATACAATACCAGCCCTCACCTAGCACCTAGCCAATCAAAAAAACCGAGTAAAGAGAGAGAACCTTCATTTACAACTGGTTTAGACCacacccaaagattacaaacaaaagtatttttcaaCCTATTCAACGATAGCTCCTCATTGTCAAAggcaatcctatttctttccttccacaccgccCAAAAGATACACGAAGGGGCAGCCTTCCACACCTTTATGCGCTTCTTGCCCATATTAAATCCACTCCACCCACTAAGGGTATCTCTAACCGAATAAGGCAGGACCCAAGAAACACCAAAAAGAGTAAATAATAATTCCCATAACACTCTAGCCTTGGAGCactgaataagaatatgatcaatagatTCTTCTTCCTCACAGCAAAGAAAGCATCTGTTGGCTAAACACCGACCCCTCTTTTTGAAttgatccaaagttaacacCTTACCCCaaaaagcttcccaagcaaagaaacccaCCTTAGTAGGCACACAAGGATTCCATATAATATTGATAGGGAATTGAACACCTCTTCTTGAATCTAAAATGCTATAAAGAGATTTAACTGAGAAAATCCCATCCTTTGTCTCTTTCCACAACCAACAATCTTCCGCAAGAGGATTAAGCCTCCTCCCCCGAATTATCACAAGTaatctctccacctcctccacctcccaatcattaaagggcCTAGAGAATCTTGGACTCCAAACCCCTTCACCTCCAGAATGGTCCCACATCTCCTCTATCCAAGCCTCTTTATAAGATGCAAAGGCATACAAAGAAGGGAATGAATTACAGAGAGTGGAGTTCCCACACcaattatctttccaaaatttcacccttctacCATTCCCCACAGAGAAACCCACCCTGTTTTGCAAAAGAGCACCTTCCTTCCTTATATCCTTCCAAAAACCAACTCCAAAGCCCTCCCTGACCTCTTTAGAGTACCACCCCCCATCTTCCTCCCCGAACTTCCTACTAATGACACGCCTCCATAGATTATCCCTTTCATTCGCAAAGCGCCAATTCCATTTACAAAGAAGGGCCCTATTGAGAATAGACAAACGTCTAACTCCCAAACCACCCTTACTCTTATCCAAACACACTGTATCCCATTTTACTAGATGAGGCTTATTCTTCAAAGCTCCTCCTccccataaaaaatccctttgaattctTTCCAATCTTAAACTAACCGCTCTAGGAATTCGAAGTAACGACATCAAATATATAGGCATACTTGACAAGGTACTTCGGATAAGGGTCATTCTCCCGCCTTTAGAGATAAATTGCCTTTTCCACACGGCAAGCCTTTTCCGGAACctttcttccactccatcccaaacgGCCACGGACTTATGATTCGCCCCCAAAGGGATCCCCAAGTAAGAAGTTGGCAGCCTACCCACTTTACAACCAACCTCAAGAGCCAACAACTCCAGATTCTCCACTCTCCCAACCGGCAAGATTTCGCTCTtatccaaattgattctcaatCCTGATaaggcttcaaaccacatcaacaGCCAGCTCAAATAAGCCATCTCATCTTGGGATGAATCACAAAAAACTAGAGTATCGTCGGCGAACAGCAAATGAGAAACCAACGCCCCATCGCCTCTTCTT contains the following coding sequences:
- the LOC100854818 gene encoding uncharacterized protein LOC100854818 — encoded protein: MMRGASGSGSRWRCLHFFHIIFPTISLLLISGLADDPSNSKDVKKAERHDTHGNMIGIRIVIICLGLVAGAAFSVFLFKIWQKKKREEQHARLLKLFEDDDELEVELGIRD